The genomic interval CTCAACCTCTTCATATAATGCCCTTTTTAGCGGACGCGCGCCATATACGCTATCAAAGCCTACTTGGGCAATATGCTCTCTAGCCTCTTGACTAAGGGTAACATTAATACCTTTCTCCAACGCCCTTTTAGCCAAAGACTTAAACATAATATCCACAATTTGAGTAATATCAGCAAGTCCGAGCGGATTAAACACAACTACATCATCAAGGCGATTTAAAAATTCTGGTTTAAAATACATTTTAAGTGCTTCTTTCACAGCCTTTTGGCGCTCTTGCTTATCCCCAATCTCCATAATTTTATCACTTGCAATATTGCTTGTTAAAATAATAATCGTATTGCTAAAATCCACGCTCACACCCTTACTATCAGTCAATCGCCCATCATCAAGCACTTGCAAAAGGATATTAAACACATCAGGATGGGCTTTTTCCACCTCATCAAAAAGCACAATACTATAAGGTTTACGTCTTATGGCTTCAGTAAGCACGCCACCTTCTTCATAGCCTACATAGCCCGGAGGTGCTCCTACAAGCCTACTTACAGCGTGTTTTTCCATATATTCACTCATATCAATACGCACAAGTGATTTGGCATTATCAAATAAAAACTCTGCTAAAGTTTTTGCACATTGTGTTTTACCTACACCTGTTGGTCCTAAAAATAAAAAGCTCCCAATAGGGCGAGAGGCATCATTTAATCCGGCTTTATTGCGTTTGATTGCTCTAGCAATGGCTTTTATTGCATCATCTTGTCCTACTACACTTTTGGCAAGTTCAGATTCTATGCCTAAAATGCGCTCCTTTTGGCTTTGGAGCATTTTTTTAATTGGAATCCCACTCCAGCGACTAACAACTCCCGCAATACTCTCTTGTGTAACAGCATTTTTAAGCAAAGTGCCATTTTGCTGCATTTCTTCCCATTGTTTATGCAAGGCTGCTTCCTGTGCCTGAATATCAGGGATTTTACCATAATCAATTTCAGCCGCTTTGTTATAATCTCCACTTCGTTTAGCAAGTTCAGATTCTCTTTTTAGGCTATCAAGCTCCGCTTTTATTGTAGCAATACGCGTAAAAACGCTCTTTTCTTGCTCAAATTTGCCCTCTAAGCTCATTTTTTCCTCACGCAAATTCTCCAATTCCTTATCAATCTCTAGCACACGCGCCTCATTGACATTTGTTTTTTCCATATTGAGTGCTTGTTTTTCAACTTCAAGATTGGCAATGTGTTTTTTAATCTTGCTTAGCTCTAAGGGTTCAGATTCTATTTGCATCTTCAGCTCTGCTGCTGCCTCATCAATCAAATCAATCGCCTTATCAGGCAAAAACCTATCGGTAATATATCGACTTGAAAGCTTGGCTGCTGCTACAAGTGCAGCATCTGTAATATTGACATTATGGTGCGCCTCTAAATTTGGCTTAATCCCTCGCAAAATTTGTAATGCCTCATTAATGCTTGGTTCATTGACATTTATAGGCTGAAATCGCCGTGTAAGTGCAGCATCTTTTTCAAAATACTTGCGATACTCCTTTAACGTAGTTGCACCAATAGTGTGAAGCTCCCCTCGTGCAAGAGCAGGTTTAAGTATATTTGCTGCGTCCATACTCCCTTCACTTGCCCCAGCACCCACAATAGTGTGAATCTCATCAATAAATAAAATAATATTTCCAGCTTTTTTCACTTCATCAACAACATTTTTAAGTCGTTCTTCAAACTCTCCGCGATATTTTGCTCCAGCAATAAGTGCGCTCATATCAAGGGCAATGAGCTTTTTATTCTGCAAACTTGTAGGCACAGCCTTTGCCACAATTCGCTGTGCTAAACCCTCTACCACAGCAGTTTTTCCCACACCTGGCTCTCCCAATAAAATAGGATTATTTTTACTTTTACGTATGAGAATCTGCATCATTGCATTAATCTCATCATCGCGCCCTATAACAGGGTCAAGAGTGTTTTCTAATGCTTTTTGGGTTAAATCAATGCCAAATTTACTTAAAGATTCCAAATTATCATCACCACTTTGAGATTCTATCTTGCTCTCCCCTCTTAGACTTAGTAATGTCTTTTTAAACTCTGCAATATCCACAAGAGGCTTAAATATAGCTACAAAAGTGCTCTCTTTAAGATTAGCGATTAAAAACATATCTACTGCAATAAAACTATCACCATTCTTAATTGCCTCGCCTTGAGCAAGATTAAGCGCACTTGAAAGCTCTTTACTGATACTTAGATTCTCTTTTTGCACCTGTGAGCTTTTGGGAAGTTTATCTACTTCACTGCGCGCTTGAAGCTCAAGCGCAGTTTTATCAATATTCATTTTATTCAAAGCCTGATTGAGCACACTTTGATGATTACTTAAAAGCGCCCAATATATATGTGCAAGAGAAATTTCTTGATTACTTGAATGTAAGGCAAGCGAAGCTGCACTATCAAGCGTTTCTTTCATTTGGTTTGTTAATTTTTCAAATAAATTCATACTAAACTCCTTAAGTTTTATATGAACTACATTATATAAGTTTAGTCATTTAATGTCAAGTTTATTTATAAAATAACTTATAACTTAGCAATCTTATGTCATACTTCATAAAAAATATTGAAACGTTCCTATTAAATGCACAGGCTTTATTTGCCTAAACAAAATGTGGCAAAAAGCCTATCAAGTAACTCTGCATTTTCATAAGGGTGGGTAATTTTACAAATAGATTCTATACAATCTTGTATCTGATATGAAAATAACTCTAACTGCCCTATATCAAGCACATTATGAGCTTTTACAATACATTCTAATGCCTTTTTAATACAATCAAGTTGATAACTTGATGTAAGAATCATACTTTCATCTCCATTATGTGTGCTTACAACTTCTTCTAAGCATTCTAATACTTTTTGCACACCCTCATATTTTGTGCTCAAATGCAAGGGCATACAAAGTAAGGCTTTATTATGTAAGCGAAGTAAATTATGAAGCAACTCTTCTTCACACTGAAGTGGCAAATCACTTTTGTTTATAATCACAAGAATATATTTGTTTTGGCATTGAGTTTTGAGAATCTCCATAATTGCTTTATCTTCTGCATCAAATGGACGTGAACCATCAAAAATAGCAACAATAATATTGCTGCGCATAAGAGCTTCCTTTGTTTTTAATATACCAATTTGTTCAATTTTATCATCACTTTCACGAATACCTGCTGTATCAACTATACGCAACAAACTACCCTTAATAGTAAGCATCTCTTCAATAGTATCTCGTGTCGTTCCCTCTATCTCACTTACAATCGCACGCTCATATCTTAAAAGCGCATTGAGCAAAGAGCTTTTACCCACATTTGGCTTGCCAATAATGCTTAATGTATAACCCTCAATGATAGATTGTCGCGTAAGAGAAATGTGATAAATATGCGATAATTCATTTTCAACATACGCTAATTTTTGCTGAATATCTCGTATATAACTTTCTTCTACCTCTTCGCTATAATCAATGTGCACTTCACTAAAAGCAAGAATCTCAAGAAGATTTTCACGTGTGCGATTTACAAATGTCCCCAAATCGCCTTTAAGTTGTCGCATAAGAATCTTATTTGCCTCAAGACTTTGAGACTGGATAAGCCCAGCAACAGCTTGAACCTGTGCCAAATCTAATCGCCCACCCAAAAAAGCACGTTTAGCAAATTCACCTGCTTGAGCCATTCTAGCGCCTAGTTTCAAACAAAGTTGCACAATTGCTCTTGCGCTTACAATACCCCCGTGGCACTGCACTTCACATACATCTTGCGTCGTATAGCTATATGGTTTTGGAAAATAAAGCACCAAAGCTTCATCAATAGGCATTTGTTGTGCATCATAAATATGGCACAAGTGAGCGTATCTAGGTTTTAGAGATTCTTTGTGTGTAAGAGCGAGAGCTATATGATAAGCTTTCTCTCCGCTTAAGCGCACAATGCTTATCGCCCCCACACCTATAGGAGTAGCAATAGCAACAATAGTGCTATCGTCTAAAATCATTGATGATAACGTATTTTTCATTAGCGTCATTTTGACGCACAGATACATATTTGTCAG from Helicobacter hepaticus ATCC 51449 carries:
- a CDS encoding ATP-dependent Clp protease ATP-binding subunit, with the protein product MNLFEKLTNQMKETLDSAASLALHSSNQEISLAHIYWALLSNHQSVLNQALNKMNIDKTALELQARSEVDKLPKSSQVQKENLSISKELSSALNLAQGEAIKNGDSFIAVDMFLIANLKESTFVAIFKPLVDIAEFKKTLLSLRGESKIESQSGDDNLESLSKFGIDLTQKALENTLDPVIGRDDEINAMMQILIRKSKNNPILLGEPGVGKTAVVEGLAQRIVAKAVPTSLQNKKLIALDMSALIAGAKYRGEFEERLKNVVDEVKKAGNIILFIDEIHTIVGAGASEGSMDAANILKPALARGELHTIGATTLKEYRKYFEKDAALTRRFQPINVNEPSINEALQILRGIKPNLEAHHNVNITDAALVAAAKLSSRYITDRFLPDKAIDLIDEAAAELKMQIESEPLELSKIKKHIANLEVEKQALNMEKTNVNEARVLEIDKELENLREEKMSLEGKFEQEKSVFTRIATIKAELDSLKRESELAKRSGDYNKAAEIDYGKIPDIQAQEAALHKQWEEMQQNGTLLKNAVTQESIAGVVSRWSGIPIKKMLQSQKERILGIESELAKSVVGQDDAIKAIARAIKRNKAGLNDASRPIGSFLFLGPTGVGKTQCAKTLAEFLFDNAKSLVRIDMSEYMEKHAVSRLVGAPPGYVGYEEGGVLTEAIRRKPYSIVLFDEVEKAHPDVFNILLQVLDDGRLTDSKGVSVDFSNTIIILTSNIASDKIMEIGDKQERQKAVKEALKMYFKPEFLNRLDDVVVFNPLGLADITQIVDIMFKSLAKRALEKGINVTLSQEAREHIAQVGFDSVYGARPLKRALYEEVEDRLADLILRDEIKEGDRVNFALKNGEICTHIEKE
- the mnmE gene encoding tRNA uridine-5-carboxymethylaminomethyl(34) synthesis GTPase MnmE; protein product: MKNTLSSMILDDSTIVAIATPIGVGAISIVRLSGEKAYHIALALTHKESLKPRYAHLCHIYDAQQMPIDEALVLYFPKPYSYTTQDVCEVQCHGGIVSARAIVQLCLKLGARMAQAGEFAKRAFLGGRLDLAQVQAVAGLIQSQSLEANKILMRQLKGDLGTFVNRTRENLLEILAFSEVHIDYSEEVEESYIRDIQQKLAYVENELSHIYHISLTRQSIIEGYTLSIIGKPNVGKSSLLNALLRYERAIVSEIEGTTRDTIEEMLTIKGSLLRIVDTAGIRESDDKIEQIGILKTKEALMRSNIIVAIFDGSRPFDAEDKAIMEILKTQCQNKYILVIINKSDLPLQCEEELLHNLLRLHNKALLCMPLHLSTKYEGVQKVLECLEEVVSTHNGDESMILTSSYQLDCIKKALECIVKAHNVLDIGQLELFSYQIQDCIESICKITHPYENAELLDRLFATFCLGK